The nucleotide sequence AGTCTGAACATATGTAAAACCGTTAATTCTTGATATTATCATAGCAGCGTCTTTTCCAAGACCGTTAAGTATAACTCTTAGTGGTTCTTTTCTAACTCTGTTTGCTGACTTAGCTATACCTATAGCACCTTCAGCAGCAGCGAAGGATTCATGTCCGGCAAGGAAAGCAAAGCACTTAGTTTCTTCTCTTAAAAGCATTGCAGCTAAGTTTCCATGACCAAGACCAACTTTTCTGTCATCTGCAACAGATCCTGGGATACAGAAAGACTGTAATCCTTCTCCAATTGCTTCAGCAGCATCTGCAGCTTTTTTGCATCCCTTCTTTATTGCTATAGCAGCACCTACTATGTAAGCCCAGCATGCATTTTCAAAAGCGATTGGCTGAATTCCCTTAACCATATTATAAACATCTATACCTGCTTCATCACATACAGCCTTAGCGTCTTCAATAGAATTTATACCGTATTTCTGTAATGCTGCGTTAATTTGATTAATTCTTCTATCATAACTTTCAAATAATGGCATCTAACTCATCCTCCCTCTCTTATTCATGTCTTGGGTCGATGTATTTAGCAGCTTCTGCAAATCTACCGTAAGTACCCTTTGCAGCCTTTATTGCTTCATTAGCATCAACACCTTTTTTGATAGCATCCATCATCTTACCAAGAGATACGAACTCATATCCTATAACTTGATCATCTGCATCAAGAGCTAATCTTGTTACATAGCCTTCTGCCATTTCAAGGTATCTTGTACCCTTTGCCTTAGTACCATACATAGTACCAACCTGGCTTCTTAGACCCTTTCCAAGATCTTCAAGACCTGCTCCTATTGGTAGTCCACCCTCTGAGAAAGCACTTTGAGATCTTCCGTATACTATCTGAAGGAATAGTTCTCTCATAGCTGTGTTTATAGCATCACAAACTAAGTCTGTATTTAATGCCTCTAGTAATGTCTTTCCTGGTAATATTTCTGATGCCATAGCTGCTGAGTGAGTCATTCCTGAACATCCGATTGTTTCAACTAGAGCTTCTTCTATTATTCCGTCTTTTACATTCAATGTAA is from Clostridium thermarum and encodes:
- a CDS encoding GGGtGRT protein; this encodes MPLFESYDRRINQINAALQKYGINSIEDAKAVCDEAGIDVYNMVKGIQPIAFENACWAYIVGAAIAIKKGCKKAADAAEAIGEGLQSFCIPGSVADDRKVGLGHGNLAAMLLREETKCFAFLAGHESFAAAEGAIGIAKSANRVRKEPLRVILNGLGKDAAMIISRINGFTYVQTKFDYYTGKLEIVKETAYSNGERAKVRCYGADDVREGVAIMHKEGVDVSITGNSTNPTRFQHPVAGTYKKECNELGKKYFSVASGGGTGRTLHPDNMAAGPASYGMTDTMGRMHSDAQFAGSSSVPAHVEMMGLIGMGNNPMVGATVAVAVAIEEALNK
- a CDS encoding iron-sulfur cluster assembly scaffold protein, which gives rise to MIYSHEVTNMVCVAKGPNHGPAPIPQEGKWVQAKEIKDISGLTHGVGWCAPQQGACKLTLNVKDGIIEEALVETIGCSGMTHSAAMASEILPGKTLLEALNTDLVCDAINTAMRELFLQIVYGRSQSAFSEGGLPIGAGLEDLGKGLRSQVGTMYGTKAKGTRYLEMAEGYVTRLALDADDQVIGYEFVSLGKMMDAIKKGVDANEAIKAAKGTYGRFAEAAKYIDPRHE